The following coding sequences are from one Dermacentor andersoni chromosome 5, qqDerAnde1_hic_scaffold, whole genome shotgun sequence window:
- the LOC140218656 gene encoding uncharacterized protein: MSGSSRAASATLLGRGIRSTEKPGQDYQMIMPTLPTGASVLHTVFLHGDVKARPYRVEHFRDALTRLSLMPEVVALGSYQMNHLWAVTFKDEEGKKRIIAADAFDVKDHRCVVVDPCDRGVRIKLYWLLHGVPDDDVRTALSPFGKVTEITRDRWRVQGCVDKGSTTRTVTIKLKVGVTAEDLPHQLRVAEDAALVHVPGRAPLCLRSRGIGHIRRECRVPRCGLCRRFGHDEIQCVRTYATVTGPALREDVTDHLMDVVDAVEAAGEGKETQPSVLTPLKKAMTVNDEKSSDGWKDPWNDTVEPTNSIEVEVKEAKETCTSAEVTTGEQHETDDTVMPTSSSAPAKRLHEEADEQEEKDQETGNDEPPPKATPGRRPAFKPKPGVPAKRRSTTQTPPR, translated from the coding sequence ATGTCGGGCTCTTCACGAGCGGCTTCAGCGACCCTTTTGGGCCGCGGTATCAGGTCAACTGAAAAACCAGGTCAGGACTACCAAATGATTATGCCAACGCTGCCAACAGGTGCGTCCGTTCTTCATACGGTTTTTTTACATGGTGACGTTAAGGCGAGGCCTTACAGAGTGGAACATTTTCGAGACGCTCTTACACGGCTGTCTCTCATGCCGGAAGTGGTTGCACTGGGTTCATATCAAATGAACCATCTGTGGGCGGTGACTTTCAAGGACGAAGAAGGGAAAAAGAGGATTATCGCTGCAGACGCGTTTGATGTCAAAGACCACCGCTGTGTGGTCGTCGACCCGTGTGACAGAGGCGTCCGTATTAAGCTCTACTGGCTCCTTCACGGTGTACCTGACGACGACGTTCGCACTGCCTTGTCGCCTTTTGGAAAGGTGACTGAGATCACCAGGGACAGGTGGCGGGTACAAGGATGCGTTGACAAAGGGTCAACCACCCGTACTGTCACTATCAAGCTGAAGGTAGGCGTCACCGCTGAAGACTTGCCCCACCAGCTGCGAGTGGCGGAAGATGCTGCGCTCGTGCACGTCCCTGGCAGAGCTCCCCTCTGCCTCCGATCCCGCGGCATCGGGCACATCCGACGCGAGTGCCGTGTACCACGCTGTGGGCTTTGTCGTCGTTTCGGCCACGACGAGATCCAGTGCGTCCGAACCTACGCCACAGTGACAGGCCCGGCATTGAGGGAAGATGTCACAGATCACTTGATGGACGTGGTCGACGCAGTGGAAGCCGCAGGTGAAGGGAAAGAGACCCAGCCCTCGGTGTTAACGCCCCTGAAGAAGGCAATGACTGTTAATGACGAAAAGTCATCGGACGGCTGGAAAGACCCATGGAATGACACGGTGGAACCAACTAACTCAATAGAGGTCGAGGTAAAAGAGGCCAAAGAAACGTGCACATCTGCAGAAGTGACGACCGGTGAACAGCACGAAACTGACGACACCGTGATGCCAACGTCAAGTAGTGCACCTGCTAAGAGGCTTCACGAAGAGGCGGATGAGCAAGAGGAAAAGGATCAAGAGACTGGGAATGACGAGCCTCCTCCGAAAGCTACCCCGGGACGCCGACCGGCGTTCAAGCCCAAGCCCGGCGTTCCTGCCAAACGCCGTTCTACAACCCAGACGCCTCCGCGTTAG